Proteins from one Pseudomonadota bacterium genomic window:
- a CDS encoding PHP domain-containing protein: MNYVDLHTHSNCSDGSLSPANLVREAMACGLAAIALTDHDTMSGVDEAVAAGKEFGVEVMQGVEISANYKSEPVHIIGYGLDQNHPALQELLSQLQHARKVRNGRILEKLAELKINLNMEELENSSHGLTGRPHIARLLMKYGLVSSVDDAFRRYLKRGAKAFVAAKRFPAEDSIRVITDAGGVAVLAHPTTIDKSISTISEIVRNLTKAGLAGLEAIYPGHSSQTCKELIEIADKFGLLYTGGSDFHGAIKAISLGGAPVMPPVPYKIYENLKERINHP, translated from the coding sequence ATGAATTATGTAGATCTGCACACCCATTCCAATTGTTCCGACGGCTCGCTCTCTCCTGCTAACCTTGTCAGGGAAGCCATGGCCTGCGGGCTTGCGGCGATTGCCCTGACCGATCACGACACCATGTCAGGTGTTGATGAAGCGGTGGCGGCCGGCAAGGAATTCGGCGTTGAAGTCATGCAGGGAGTCGAGATCAGCGCCAATTACAAATCCGAGCCCGTCCACATCATCGGTTACGGCCTGGACCAGAACCACCCGGCTCTTCAGGAACTGCTCTCCCAACTGCAGCACGCCCGCAAGGTCAGAAACGGCCGCATTCTCGAAAAACTTGCCGAGCTCAAAATCAATCTGAACATGGAAGAACTTGAAAATTCCAGTCACGGGCTCACCGGTCGCCCGCACATTGCCCGGCTGCTGATGAAATACGGGCTGGTCTCTTCAGTCGATGATGCCTTCAGGCGATACCTGAAAAGAGGGGCCAAGGCATTTGTAGCCGCCAAAAGGTTTCCGGCCGAGGACTCCATCAGAGTCATCACCGATGCCGGAGGTGTCGCGGTTCTTGCCCATCCGACCACCATTGACAAAAGCATTTCAACTATCTCGGAAATTGTCCGGAACCTCACCAAGGCAGGTCTTGCCGGATTGGAAGCCATCTATCCCGGTCACAGCAGCCAGACCTGCAAGGAACTCATCGAGATTGCCGATAAATTCGGTCTCCTCTATACCGGCGGCAGCGACTTCCACGGCGCCATCAAAGCGATCAGTCTCGGTGGAGCCCCGGTCATGCCGCCGGTACCCTACAAAATCTACGAAAACCTGAAAGAAAGAATCAACCACCCCTGA
- a CDS encoding type IV pilus twitching motility protein PilT — translation MAQIDAFFKLMNEQGASDLHMVSGQQPLLRIRGDMERIKYNVLENDKLKSMLYEIISEDKIKHFEETGDIDFGYEIPGLARYRGNLFQQKFGVGAVFREIPSTIMTCQQLNLPKVVSKLATLPKGLVLVTGPTGSGKSTTLAAIVDESNRLRKDHIITVEDPIEFVHESQNCVVNHREVGTHTKSFSAALRGALREDPDIIMVGEMRDLETISLAMEAAMTGHLVFATLHTLNASKTVDRIIEIFPANQQSQVRSTLADALRAVISQTLFKRIDIKSRVPALEILVCTPAVRNLIREGKTYQLPSVMQTGKKYGMSTMDDSIMEMLQKRWISAEDAYTNSIDKSKFVSFLRKPPADFTEV, via the coding sequence ATGGCCCAGATTGATGCTTTCTTCAAACTGATGAATGAACAGGGTGCATCCGACCTTCACATGGTGTCCGGCCAGCAGCCCCTCCTGCGAATCAGGGGCGACATGGAGCGGATCAAGTACAATGTTCTGGAGAATGATAAGCTGAAATCGATGCTCTATGAGATCATCTCCGAGGACAAGATCAAGCATTTCGAGGAGACCGGTGATATCGATTTCGGTTACGAGATTCCGGGTCTGGCCCGGTACCGCGGCAATCTTTTCCAGCAGAAGTTCGGGGTTGGCGCCGTTTTTCGCGAAATTCCGAGCACCATTATGACCTGCCAGCAGCTCAATCTGCCCAAGGTTGTCTCCAAGCTGGCGACGCTGCCCAAGGGTCTGGTGTTGGTGACCGGCCCGACCGGCAGTGGAAAATCAACAACCCTGGCCGCGATTGTCGATGAATCAAACCGGTTGCGCAAGGACCACATCATCACCGTCGAAGACCCGATAGAATTTGTCCATGAGAGTCAGAACTGTGTGGTGAACCACCGGGAAGTCGGCACCCATACCAAATCGTTTTCGGCCGCTCTTCGCGGCGCACTGCGTGAAGATCCGGACATCATCATGGTCGGCGAGATGCGTGACCTCGAGACGATCTCCCTGGCCATGGAGGCGGCGATGACCGGCCATCTGGTTTTTGCCACCCTCCATACCCTGAACGCCTCCAAAACCGTTGACCGGATCATCGAGATTTTTCCCGCCAACCAGCAGTCCCAGGTCCGTTCGACCCTTGCCGATGCGCTCAGGGCGGTTATTTCACAGACCCTTTTCAAGAGAATCGATATCAAGAGCCGGGTCCCGGCCCTGGAGATTCTCGTCTGCACTCCCGCGGTCCGGAACCTGATCCGGGAGGGAAAGACCTATCAGCTCCCTTCGGTCATGCAGACCGGTAAGAAATACGGGATGTCGACCATGGACGATTCGATTATGGAAATGCTGCAGAAGCGGTGGATCTCGGCCGAGGATGCCTACACCAACAGCATTGACAAGTCGAAAT
- a CDS encoding response regulator, producing MTMAEAARDRSRPLMKLETSGCRVLIVDDEPSIRLILSSILENEGYQISEIDSGAKAISEIDNIRPDLVLLDVMMPGINGFEVCRMIRDNQDFQEIPIIFITALTQTKDLVEAFEAGANDYLTKPFNDSEVRVRVKNHLRLKKAGDKLKRYSSDLEKIVEEEAHELIKAERQAAFGQLIQGIIHNLKGPLTAISAGLQIARFSLKTADFAETDDQAISFCQTIGQSMEMIDSGAARLTGMINSMMSRSRAENSGSFVMTDLNKIVEDELRFLNADLTFKNKFKKNIRLADKPLTVKAIPSELAQVVSNLISNAIDALHNHPAPAISIETSSRGNNVYLALSDNGPGIPVENIDHVFDPLFTTKAKAGNDPVDANTPTGTGLGLYTCMRIIRSHQGNISVHNNPGGGTTFQVHLPMQ from the coding sequence ATGACCATGGCGGAAGCGGCCCGAGATCGATCCAGACCACTGATGAAACTCGAAACTTCCGGATGCAGGGTATTAATCGTCGACGATGAACCCTCAATCAGGTTGATTCTCTCCTCGATCCTTGAAAACGAAGGGTATCAGATCAGTGAAATCGATAGCGGCGCCAAAGCGATCAGCGAAATAGACAACATCCGCCCTGATCTGGTGCTCCTGGATGTCATGATGCCTGGGATCAATGGCTTTGAAGTATGCCGGATGATCAGGGACAACCAGGATTTTCAGGAAATTCCAATCATATTTATCACTGCCCTGACCCAGACAAAAGATCTGGTTGAAGCATTTGAAGCAGGTGCAAACGATTACCTGACCAAACCATTTAATGACAGTGAAGTCAGGGTGAGGGTCAAAAACCATCTTCGTCTGAAAAAAGCCGGAGACAAGCTCAAGCGCTACTCATCCGATCTGGAGAAGATCGTCGAGGAAGAGGCCCACGAACTGATCAAAGCTGAACGGCAGGCCGCATTCGGGCAGCTGATTCAGGGGATCATTCACAATCTGAAGGGCCCGCTCACCGCAATAAGCGCCGGACTCCAGATCGCCAGGTTCTCCCTGAAAACGGCGGATTTTGCCGAAACAGACGACCAGGCAATTTCATTCTGCCAGACCATCGGTCAGTCTATGGAAATGATTGATAGCGGCGCCGCACGCCTGACCGGGATGATCAACAGCATGATGTCAAGGAGCCGGGCGGAAAATTCAGGCTCCTTCGTCATGACCGACCTCAACAAAATAGTCGAGGATGAGCTCAGATTCCTGAACGCAGATCTCACATTCAAAAACAAGTTCAAAAAAAACATCAGGCTTGCCGACAAACCTTTAACCGTCAAAGCAATTCCCTCCGAACTTGCCCAGGTCGTGAGCAACCTGATCAGCAACGCCATCGACGCGCTGCACAACCATCCCGCGCCTGCCATATCAATAGAAACCTCCAGCAGGGGAAACAACGTCTATCTGGCCCTCAGTGACAATGGCCCGGGCATTCCGGTCGAAAACATCGACCATGTGTTCGACCCTCTATTCACCACCAAGGCCAAAGCGGGAAATGATCCGGTCGATGCGAACACGCCCACCGGCACCGGACTTGGTCTGTACACCTGCATGAGGATCATCAGATCACACCAGGGCAATATTTCAGTCCATAATAATCCAGGAGGCGGGACAACCTTTCAGGTCCATCTGCCCATGCAGTAA